Proteins from one Gossypium raimondii isolate GPD5lz chromosome 8, ASM2569854v1, whole genome shotgun sequence genomic window:
- the LOC105790448 gene encoding uncharacterized protein LOC105790448, with the protein MDTTVSDNDIVGIKDESAEQLHASCSFLDEIFGDPQVIPRVGDQYQAEIPPLVGECRSLQVVKEPIDTKVVTSVPNPFPMGLPIPLIWTKTKAESINGAVDFENGGESHITLSHWCAEYKVESLGSVSGNGNDTREYLKHKPTTKTKMVVDLLSPMEPKSKPNQVDGDLYPLPGSSSEVWKDIELNSFLLGLYIFGKNLILVKNFVESKGMGEILSFYYGKFYKSDGYCRWSDCRKLRGRRCVHGQKLFTGWRQQELLSRLSSHVSEECRDMLLEVSKTFGEGKVSFKEYVFTIKNTVGITMLVEAVGIGKGKQDLTGNAMEPIKPNHVVSFRPEIPVGKACSTLTSVDIINFLTGDFRLSKARCSDLFWEAVWPRLLARGWHSEQPKDQVFSGSKNSLVFLMPGVKKFSRRLVKGNHYFDSVSDVLNKVASEPGLLELEIELPKDGREENENKWEPAIKQDPGFISNKHGRYLKPRNPGCNRDLMKFTIVDTSLVRGTERSKVRELRSLLPEVAANLSTPSSLYSDSEEDTSDDSEDVSEENSVSHAAEATADEGECAEISDCVNSNSNIAIPLTSDMSIVSVKNHESHHASLLDDDWKMVTKEQGLTDYANGESSCSVENVSANRMLNEDNLHYRSNSLDDSENMVFQTGSVNLSPAGSLSKGSPDNRKEGIVAENCLHREESPTKSQLHTLIDLNVGQVSMDFETEGPFVTETTQNSENLFAHTSFNQSEVTMQPDKVAEVNQQPVVHNRRQSTRNRPLTTKALEALECGFFSPKRKRTAAETPEINSQRIRSRPVGNTTFRKRKAVETPQNSSESVRSRPVVSAIFRNGAVGKE; encoded by the exons TCCACAGGTGATTCCTCGTGTTGGAGATCAATACCAAGCAGAAATTCCACCTCTAGTTGGAGAATGTCGCAGTTTACAGGTTGTAAAGGAACCAATTGACACAAAAGTCGTTACGAGTGTGCCAAACCCTTTCCCAATGGGGTTGCCTATCCCTCTTATCTGGACAAAGACTAAAGCTGAAAGCATAAATGGTGCGGTTGACTTTGAAAACGGTGGAGAGAGCCACATTACATTAAGCCATTGGTGTGCAGAATATAAAGTCGAAAGTTTAGGTTCCGTGTCGGGTAATGGGAACGACACGAGAGAGTATTTAAAGCATAAACCTACAACCAAAACTAAGATGGTTGTTGATTTACTCTCTCCAATGGAGCCAAAATCTAAGCCAAATCAGGTGGATGGTGATCTCTATCCGCTTCCAGGCTCTTCTAGTGAAGTGTGGAAGGATATCGAACTCAACAGTTTTCTTCTCGGGTTATACATCTTCGGGAAAAATCTTATCCTTGTGAAAAACTTTGTTGAGAGTAAAGGGATGGGAGAGATATTGTCTTTCTATTATGGAAAATTCTACAAGTCGGATGGATATTGTAGATGGTCAGACTGCCGAAAATTAAGAGGCAGGCGGTGTGTTCATGGACAAAAGCTGTTCACTGGATGGAGGCAACAGGAATTATTGTCACGATTGTCTTCTCACGTTTCAGAAGAATGTCGAGATATGTTGCTTGAG GTTTCTAAGACATTTGGCGAGGGAAAAGTATCCTTCAAAGAATACGTATTCACTATAAAGAACACAGTTGGTATTACTATGCTCGTAGAAGCTGTAGGTATTGGTAAAGGAAAGCAAGATCTCACTGGCAATGCCATGGAACCCATAAAACCCAATCACGTAGTTTCTTTTCGTCCTGAAATACCAGTTGGCAAAGCATGTTCTACTCTTACATCTGTGGACATTATCAACTTTCTAACCGGAGATTTCAGGTTGAGCAAAGCTAGATGTAGCGATCTTTTCTGGGAAGCTGTTTGGCCTCGCCTTTTAGCTCGAGGTTGGCATTCTGAACAGCCTAAGGATCAGGTTTTTTCTGGTTCAAAGAATTCTCTGGTGTTTCTTATGCCTGGTGTTAAGAAGTTTTCAAGGAGACTAGTGAAAGgcaaccactattttgattccGTCAGTGATGTTCTTAATAAAGTTGCATCAGAACCAGGGCTTCTTGAGCTTGAAATTGAGCTGCCTAAAGACGGCAGAGAGGAAAACGAAAATAAGTGGGAGCCTGCAATAAAACAAGATCCTGGCTTTATATCGAACAAACATGGTCGTTACCTCAAACCACGAAATCCTGGTTGCAATCGAGATCTAATGAAGTTTACGATTGTAGATACTAGTTTGGTCCGAGGGACTGAACGGTCCAAGGTTAGAGAGCTGAGAAGCTTACTTCCCGAAGTTGCTGCCAACTTATCCACCCCCTCTAGTCTATACAGTGATTCTGAGGAGGATACATCTGATGACTCGGAAGATGTATCCGAAGAAAATAGCGTTTCTCATGCTGCAGAGGCCACGGCTGATGAGGGAGAATGTGCGGAAATATCAGACTGTGTAAATAGTAATTCGAATATTGCAATTCCCCTTACCTCTGATATGAGCATTGTATCAGTGAAAAACCATGAAAGCCACCATGCAAGTCTGCTTGATGACGACTGGAAAATGGTTACGAAAGAGCAAGGTTTAACCGATTACGCCAATGGAGAATCGAGTTGTAGTGTTGAAAATGTTTCTGCTAACAGGATGTTAAATGAAGACAATTTGCACTATCGGTCTAACTCACTCGATGATTCCGAAAATATGGTTTTTCAAACGGGATCAGTAAACTTGTCTCCTGCCGGTTCTTTGTCCAAAGGCAGTCCTGATAATCGAAAGGAAGGCATTGTCGCTGAAAACTGCTTGCATAGAGAAGAATCTCCAACGAAATCTCAGTTGCATACATTGATAGACTTGAATGTTGGTCAAGTTTCAATGGATTTCGAAACGGAGGGCCCCTTCGTCACAGAGACCACgcaaaatagtgagaatttgtTTGCACATACATCGTTCAATCAGTCCGAAGTTACCATGCAACCTGATAAAGTTGCTGAGGTGAATCAGCAGCCAGTAGTGCACAATCGAAGGCAAAGTACCAGGAACCGACCATTAACCACTAAAGCATTAGAGGCTCTTGAATGTGGGTTCTTCAGTCCCAAGAGGAAGCGAACGGCAGCGGAGACTCCAGAGATTAACTCACAAAGAATTCGCAGTAGGCCGGTTGGGAATACCACTTTTAGGAAGCGAAAGGCGGTGGAGACTCCACAGAATAGCTCGGAAAGTGTTCGCAGTAGGCCTGTTGTGAGTGCCATTTTCAGAAATGGTGCAGTGGGAAAAGAATAG